From Triticum aestivum cultivar Chinese Spring chromosome 4A, IWGSC CS RefSeq v2.1, whole genome shotgun sequence, a single genomic window includes:
- the LOC123085372 gene encoding uncharacterized protein → MAGGARCSSLLRGFLSLFFVMFLHVGHAGCCFSPGSASQQHEEDDAGAAGISSKRRKISPLAFSPAVSSSTGVEERAGARRRARHVSSLATSLRCYIHRIFSSGGPKNAVPAGEEEETVTTTVSSPLAQSVTQRQASVVLSTPSSPCASPFLSPMSPQSLSVTPLVPCSPLATRQLSRSFAARGDLYPCKVCGEVLSKPQQLELHQAMKHSLSELTHLDSSMNIIRMIFLAGWGLPAAGTGDPPAVRRILRIHHNPRALSRFEEYRDLVRARAARRCAGASGAVVEERCIADGNERLRFHCATMLCSLGAGVCGSPYCCTCTILRHGFAGKQADVDGIATYSSGWAAHASLPDEVEREFAFLQVRRAMLVCRVVAGRVVRGGDGDGDGDKVGYDSMVPVPPGGGGRGGEDDGELLVFNPRAVLPCFVIMYGS, encoded by the coding sequence ATGGCGGGCGGTGCTAGGTGCAGCTCGCTGCTGCGCGGGTTCCTGTCGCTCTTCTTTGTCATGTTCCTCCACGTTGGCCACGCCGGCTGCTGCTTCTCGCCGGGCTCTGCGTCGCAGCAGCACGAGGAGGACGACGCTGGCGCTGCCGGCATCAGCAGCAAGAGGAGGAAGATATCGCCGCTCGCCTTCTCCCCGGCTGTGTCGTCCTCTACCGGTGTTGAAGAGAGGGCCGGCGCCAGGCGCAGGGCCAGGCACGTCTCGTCTCTCGCCACCAGCCTCCGCTGCTACATACACCGCATCTTCTCCTCCGGTGGACCCAAGAATGCTGTtcccgccggagaggaggaggagactgTCACGACCACCGTGTCGTCGCCGCTTGCCCAGTCCGTGACGCAGCGTCAGGCGTCCGTGGTGCTGTCCACGCCGTCCTCGCCGTGCGCGTCGCCGTTCCTGTCCCCGATGTCTCCGCAGTCGCTCAGCGTCACCCCCCTCGTGCCGTGCTCGCCGCTGGCGACCAGGCAGCTGTCCAGGTCGTTCGCCGCCCGCGGGGACCTGTACCCTTGCAAGGTGTGCGGCGAGGTGCTGAGCAAGCCGCAGCAGCTGGAGCTCCACCAGGCGATGAAGCACTCCCTGTCGGAGCTCACCCACCTCGACTCCAGCATGAACATCATCCGCATGATCTTCCTCGCCGGGTGGGGGCTGCCCGCAGCAGGCACCGGCGATCCTCCGGCCGTCAGGCGCATCCTCAGGATCCACCACAACCCGCGGGCGCTCTCCCGCTTCGAGGAGTACCGGGACCTCGtccgcgcccgcgccgcccgccgctgtGCGGGCGCCAGcggcgcggtggtggaggagcgGTGCATCGCGGACGGCAACGAGCGGCTGCGGTTCCACTGCGCCACCATGCTCTGCTCCCTGGGCGCCGGCGTGTGCGGGAGCCCCTACTGCTGCACCTGCACCATCCTCCGGCACGGGTTCGCCGGGAAGCAGGCGGACGTGGACGGCATCGCCACCTACTCCTCCGGGTGGGCCGCGCACGCGTCGCTGCCCGACGAGGTGGAGCGCGAGTTCGCGTTCCTGCAGGTGCGCCGCGCCATGCTGGTGTGCCGCGTCGTGGCGGGGCGCGTCGTTcgcggcggcgacggagacggggaCGGCGACAAGGTGGGCTACGACTCCATGGTGCCCGTGccgccgggcggcggcggacgagggggggaggacgacggcgagctGCTGGTGTTCAACCCCCGGGCCGTGCTCCCGTGCTTCGTCATCATGTACGGCAGCTAG